Proteins from one Rhizobium sp. CB3090 genomic window:
- a CDS encoding 4-hydroxyphenylacetate 3-hydroxylase N-terminal domain-containing protein, whose product MRAEDHRSDKTRPFTGAEYLESLRDGREVYINGERVADVTAHPTMRNSARSIARMYDALHDEKSRERLTSPTDTGSGGYTHKYFRVAKSSAELVAQQGAIADWARMSYGWMGRTADYKAALMNTLGANADWYGPFKDNALSWHKRAQESVLFMNHAIVNPPIDRHKPADAVKDVFVHITKETDAGIYVSGAKVVATSSALTHYNFLAQSSATVTEDPSLSVMFIVPMNAPGIKMFCRVSYEQTANTVGHPFDYPLSSRFDENDAILVLDNVFVPWEDVLVLRDAAKILSFHPASGFMHGYCFQGCTRFAVKLDFIAGLLAKALRATGGDAFRGNQAALGEVIAFRHMFWSFSNAMAYNPQPWANGAVLPNMEAALSYRTFMSEAYPRVIETVRKVVASGLIYLPSSVKDFGNPEIDRYLAQYVRGSNDMGHIERIKIMKLLWDATGTEFGGRHALYELNYAGAPEEVRLQVLKGAERGGRLKEMEALVDRCMSDYDENGWTGDTWLPPLGQASPIRNAAE is encoded by the coding sequence ATGCGAGCTGAAGATCATCGCAGCGATAAAACCCGTCCATTCACCGGCGCCGAATATCTGGAAAGCTTGCGCGACGGCCGCGAAGTCTACATCAATGGCGAACGCGTCGCGGATGTGACAGCGCATCCCACAATGCGCAATTCCGCGCGCTCTATCGCACGCATGTATGATGCGCTGCACGACGAAAAGTCCAGGGAACGCCTGACCTCGCCGACCGATACGGGATCCGGCGGCTATACTCATAAATACTTCCGGGTAGCGAAATCTTCCGCCGAGCTTGTCGCGCAGCAAGGCGCCATCGCCGACTGGGCGCGCATGTCCTACGGCTGGATGGGCCGCACGGCTGACTACAAAGCGGCCCTCATGAACACGCTCGGCGCCAATGCCGATTGGTACGGGCCGTTCAAGGACAATGCGCTCTCCTGGCATAAGCGCGCGCAGGAATCCGTGCTCTTCATGAACCACGCGATCGTCAATCCGCCGATCGACCGTCACAAGCCGGCCGATGCCGTCAAGGACGTCTTCGTCCATATCACCAAGGAAACTGATGCCGGCATCTATGTCTCCGGCGCCAAAGTGGTGGCGACATCCTCGGCCCTCACCCACTACAATTTCCTTGCCCAGAGCTCGGCGACGGTTACGGAAGACCCGTCGCTATCGGTCATGTTCATCGTTCCGATGAATGCGCCGGGCATCAAGATGTTCTGCCGCGTCTCCTATGAGCAGACCGCCAATACCGTGGGACATCCCTTCGACTATCCGCTCTCGTCACGCTTCGACGAAAACGACGCGATCCTCGTGCTCGACAACGTCTTCGTGCCCTGGGAGGATGTGCTGGTCCTGCGCGATGCGGCCAAGATCCTGTCCTTCCACCCAGCCTCTGGATTTATGCATGGCTATTGCTTCCAGGGCTGCACGCGTTTCGCCGTCAAACTCGATTTCATCGCCGGGCTGCTCGCCAAGGCACTGCGCGCGACCGGCGGCGATGCCTTCCGGGGTAATCAGGCCGCACTTGGCGAAGTCATCGCGTTTCGCCACATGTTCTGGTCTTTCTCCAACGCGATGGCCTACAATCCGCAGCCCTGGGCCAATGGCGCGGTGCTGCCGAACATGGAAGCCGCCCTTTCCTACCGCACCTTCATGTCGGAGGCCTATCCGCGTGTCATCGAAACGGTGCGCAAGGTCGTCGCCTCGGGCCTCATCTACCTGCCCTCCTCGGTCAAGGACTTCGGCAATCCGGAGATCGACCGCTATCTCGCGCAATATGTGCGCGGCTCCAACGACATGGGCCACATCGAACGCATCAAGATCATGAAACTGCTGTGGGATGCGACCGGCACCGAATTCGGCGGACGGCATGCGCTTTACGAGCTCAACTATGCCGGAGCGCCGGAAGAAGTCCGCCTGCAGGTGCTCAAGGGTGCAGAGCGCGGCGGCCGGTTGAAGGAGATGGAAGCCCTCGTCGATCGTTGCATGAGCGACTATGACGAAAACGGCTGGACTGGAGACACCTGGCTCCCGCCGCTTGGGCAGGCCTCCCCCATCCGCAATGCCGCCGAGTGA
- a CDS encoding flavin reductase — protein sequence MEEQLSKTEFRNAMARVCAPVNVITTNGPAGRGGFTATAMCSVTDEPPTLLVCMNSRSAQTDLFFENRRFCVNVLTQEHKELAGYFAGQRTDMDDRYAAAEWIDFRSGSQALSDAIVSFDCRLTEARLVGTHHIFIGEVMDIRSRKDGHALLYFDRNYVHVPTQSGSFGG from the coding sequence ATGGAGGAGCAACTCTCGAAAACCGAATTCCGCAACGCCATGGCGCGGGTCTGCGCGCCGGTCAACGTGATCACCACCAACGGCCCTGCCGGCCGCGGCGGCTTCACCGCGACCGCCATGTGCAGCGTCACTGACGAGCCGCCGACCTTACTGGTCTGCATGAACAGCCGCTCGGCACAGACGGACCTCTTTTTCGAAAACCGCCGCTTTTGCGTCAACGTCCTGACGCAGGAGCACAAGGAACTGGCCGGCTATTTCGCCGGCCAGCGCACAGACATGGACGACCGTTATGCCGCTGCGGAATGGATCGACTTCCGTTCCGGCAGCCAGGCGCTTTCCGACGCGATCGTCTCCTTCGATTGCCGCCTGACGGAGGCGCGCCTCGTCGGCACGCACCATATCTTCATCGGCGAAGTGATGGATATTCGCAGTCGCAAGGATGGGCACGCCCTTCTTTATTTCGACCGTAACTATGTGCATGTGCCGACTCAGTCAGGCAGTTTCGGCGGATAG
- a CDS encoding aldehyde dehydrogenase: MQDKIDQLRALPVSPQALFIGGAWRQSVSGAVMDVISPIDGTRLTTIADADREDVDLAVKAARHAFEKGSWSKAAPAERKKVLLKIAELIEKNALELAVLGVRDNGTEISMALRAEPGSAAGTFRYYAEAIDKVYGEIAPTAENILGLVHREPIGVVAAIVPWNFPMMIGAWKIAPALAAGNSVVLKPAEGASLTLLKLAEICAEAGLPDGVFNVVTGRGAICGEALGLHMDVDVLAFTGSGPIGRRLLEYSACSNLKRVYLELGGKSPNIVFADAPDLDQAAKVSAYGIFRNSGQVCVAGSRLLVEKSIYAAFSEKVARIAESMKVGDPLQLTTEAGAISSEIQLKKDLGYVAQAMSEGASLRTGGSRILEETGGYYMRPTVFDVTPSMTLAREEVFGPILSVIPFETEAEALQIANATDYGLASAVWTSNLSRAHRIVRGIRAGVVHVNTYGGADNSVPLGGVKQSGNGHDKSLHAFDKYVDLKTAWIQL, translated from the coding sequence ATGCAGGACAAGATCGACCAGCTCCGGGCACTACCCGTTTCCCCGCAGGCATTGTTTATCGGCGGCGCATGGCGCCAGTCTGTCAGCGGCGCCGTCATGGATGTCATCTCGCCGATCGACGGTACAAGGCTGACCACCATCGCCGATGCCGATAGGGAAGATGTCGATCTTGCGGTCAAGGCTGCCCGGCATGCCTTTGAAAAGGGCAGTTGGTCGAAAGCAGCGCCGGCGGAGCGCAAGAAGGTGCTACTGAAGATCGCCGAGCTGATCGAGAAGAATGCGCTCGAACTCGCGGTGCTCGGCGTCCGCGACAACGGCACGGAAATCTCGATGGCCCTGAGGGCCGAGCCCGGGAGTGCCGCAGGCACGTTCCGCTACTATGCCGAGGCAATCGACAAGGTCTATGGCGAGATTGCGCCGACGGCAGAGAATATTCTGGGCCTGGTCCACCGCGAGCCCATCGGCGTCGTAGCCGCCATCGTGCCGTGGAATTTCCCGATGATGATCGGCGCTTGGAAGATTGCCCCGGCGCTTGCCGCGGGCAATTCCGTCGTGCTGAAACCCGCCGAAGGCGCGTCGTTGACGCTTCTCAAGCTTGCCGAAATTTGCGCCGAGGCCGGCTTGCCTGATGGCGTGTTCAACGTGGTCACCGGGCGCGGCGCCATCTGCGGCGAGGCGCTGGGACTGCATATGGATGTCGACGTGCTCGCCTTCACCGGTTCCGGCCCGATCGGTCGGCGACTTCTGGAATATTCAGCATGCTCAAACCTGAAGCGCGTCTATCTGGAGCTTGGGGGCAAATCCCCGAACATCGTCTTTGCCGATGCGCCGGACCTCGATCAGGCGGCCAAGGTGTCGGCCTATGGTATCTTCCGCAATTCCGGGCAGGTCTGCGTCGCCGGTTCCCGGCTGCTGGTCGAAAAGTCGATTTATGCCGCCTTCTCGGAGAAGGTCGCGCGCATTGCCGAGAGCATGAAGGTCGGCGATCCCCTGCAGTTGACGACGGAAGCAGGCGCCATTTCCAGCGAGATCCAGTTGAAGAAGGACCTCGGCTATGTCGCGCAGGCGATGTCGGAGGGCGCATCGTTGCGCACCGGCGGCTCGCGCATTCTCGAGGAAACCGGGGGCTATTACATGCGACCGACCGTCTTCGATGTCACCCCGTCAATGACTTTGGCACGCGAGGAGGTGTTCGGGCCTATCCTGTCGGTCATTCCCTTCGAGACGGAAGCCGAAGCCCTGCAGATCGCCAATGCCACCGACTATGGTCTGGCTTCCGCCGTCTGGACGTCGAACCTGTCGCGCGCCCATCGGATAGTGCGGGGAATCCGCGCCGGCGTCGTCCATGTCAACACCTATGGCGGCGCTGATAACAGCGTGCCGCTTGGCGGCGTCAAGCAATCGGGTAACGGCCACGACAAGTCGCTGCATGCGTTTGACAAATACGTGGATCTGAAGACGGCGTGGATCCAGCTCTGA
- a CDS encoding APC family permease: protein MNTQNSQGPAENQLRKNSLGVGAVTFLVVSAAAPLTAVAGGVPLSMMLGNGPGIPLTFLLVTGILLLFSVGYVAMARHIRNAGAFYAYTAQGLGGLMGGAAALIAILAYNAMQVGVLGLFGAATKGFFAEQLGLDLPWWVWSFVGIVFVAVFGYRRVDLSAKVLTVLVILEYLVVLIIDAAIFVQGGDAGLSAAPFTPAAFWSGTPAIGLLFCFAAFIGFEATTIYSEEASEPEKTVPRATYISVLIIGLFYMLTSWLMVNGAGVDKLVPALQGLADPTTFLFGLAERYVGHWITVVMSVLFITSLFAGVLAFHNGVARYMYVAGREGLLPKSVGVTHPIFQSPHVGSIIQTVIAVLVVALFAATGQDPVLALFSWLTNVATLAIILLMAFTAFSIVVFFTRNPGLERNALAVKVLPIVTGLILLALVYYISANFGAIAGANGVLAVLLPGLVLIAAVIGLIAAARLKSSDAAGFARLGAGQEA, encoded by the coding sequence ATGAACACACAAAATTCACAAGGGCCGGCTGAAAACCAGTTGCGCAAAAATAGCCTCGGCGTCGGTGCCGTTACCTTTCTGGTGGTCTCGGCCGCAGCGCCGCTCACCGCGGTTGCTGGCGGCGTGCCGCTTTCGATGATGCTTGGCAACGGGCCGGGCATCCCGCTGACCTTTCTGTTGGTCACGGGTATTCTATTGCTGTTTTCCGTCGGCTATGTCGCGATGGCGCGCCATATCCGCAACGCCGGCGCCTTCTACGCCTACACGGCCCAGGGTCTCGGCGGCCTCATGGGCGGCGCCGCCGCGCTGATCGCCATCCTCGCCTATAATGCCATGCAGGTTGGCGTTCTCGGGCTTTTCGGGGCGGCAACAAAGGGCTTTTTTGCCGAACAGCTCGGCCTTGACCTTCCCTGGTGGGTTTGGAGCTTTGTCGGCATCGTCTTCGTTGCCGTTTTTGGCTACCGACGCGTCGATCTATCGGCCAAGGTGCTGACGGTGCTCGTCATTCTCGAATATCTGGTCGTGCTCATCATCGACGCCGCTATTTTCGTCCAAGGTGGCGATGCCGGCCTCTCCGCAGCACCTTTCACCCCGGCGGCCTTCTGGAGCGGAACGCCGGCCATCGGTCTCCTGTTCTGCTTCGCCGCCTTTATCGGCTTCGAGGCAACGACCATCTACAGCGAAGAAGCTAGCGAACCGGAAAAGACCGTGCCGCGCGCAACCTATATTTCCGTTCTCATCATCGGCCTCTTCTATATGCTGACCTCCTGGCTGATGGTGAATGGTGCTGGCGTCGACAAGCTCGTTCCGGCACTGCAGGGCCTTGCCGATCCGACCACGTTCCTCTTCGGCCTTGCCGAGCGCTATGTCGGCCATTGGATTACGGTCGTGATGAGCGTTCTCTTCATCACCAGCCTCTTTGCCGGCGTCCTTGCGTTCCACAATGGTGTGGCACGTTATATGTATGTTGCGGGTCGCGAGGGCCTGTTGCCGAAATCGGTCGGCGTCACGCATCCGATCTTCCAGAGCCCGCATGTCGGCTCGATCATCCAGACCGTTATCGCCGTGCTTGTGGTCGCGCTCTTTGCAGCGACCGGTCAGGATCCGGTGCTGGCGCTCTTCTCCTGGCTCACCAATGTCGCCACGCTGGCAATCATTCTGCTGATGGCGTTCACCGCCTTCTCGATCGTCGTGTTCTTCACCCGCAATCCTGGACTGGAACGCAACGCATTGGCAGTCAAGGTCTTGCCGATCGTGACGGGGCTGATCCTTCTGGCGCTCGTCTATTATATCTCGGCGAACTTCGGGGCGATCGCCGGTGCCAATGGCGTGCTCGCGGTGTTGTTGCCGGGCCTCGTGCTGATCGCTGCAGTCATCGGGCTTATCGCAGCGGCCCGCCTGAAGTCTTCGGATGCGGCAGGCTTTGCGCGCCTCGGTGCCGGCCAGGAAGCCTGA
- a CDS encoding IclR family transcriptional regulator — MSTIGKALSLLDTLSRLDKEAGLTDIARLCTLDKATARRFLVELEKHGFVEQDPDTRRYRIGSAPVRLARIREARFPLLRVAIPFIKSLAESSTETVHLSEFSGGQLSTIHVEDSPRAHRIMIDVGSLLPFHATASGLAFLAFCPRIEIDKALGKTLEKFTDHTVVDPQRVRNLLDETAARGFSISDQGLEAGVISTAAPIRTPNGHPIGCVAVAAPLSRTTKATIHEFGAQAVTAANAISEKYYGSERPMGTSPKSGGQIDEPRGFPAKDTRHRNR, encoded by the coding sequence ATGAGCACGATCGGAAAGGCGCTTTCATTGCTGGATACCCTGTCACGGCTGGACAAGGAGGCGGGCCTCACCGACATCGCCCGCTTGTGCACGCTGGACAAGGCAACCGCACGCCGCTTTCTGGTGGAACTGGAAAAACACGGCTTCGTCGAGCAGGACCCGGATACGCGCCGCTATCGCATCGGCTCGGCGCCGGTTCGCCTCGCACGCATTCGCGAAGCACGCTTTCCGCTGTTGCGGGTCGCGATCCCGTTCATCAAGTCGCTCGCCGAATCGTCGACTGAAACGGTGCATCTTTCGGAATTCTCCGGTGGGCAGCTCTCGACCATCCATGTGGAGGATTCGCCGCGCGCGCACCGCATCATGATCGATGTCGGCAGCCTCCTGCCCTTTCATGCCACGGCCTCCGGCCTTGCTTTCCTGGCATTCTGCCCGCGGATAGAGATCGACAAAGCGCTCGGAAAGACGCTCGAGAAATTTACCGATCACACCGTTGTCGACCCTCAGCGCGTGCGCAATCTGCTTGATGAGACGGCAGCGCGCGGCTTTTCTATCAGCGACCAAGGTCTCGAAGCCGGCGTCATCAGCACGGCGGCGCCGATCCGCACGCCCAACGGCCATCCGATCGGCTGCGTTGCCGTCGCCGCCCCGCTTTCGCGCACCACAAAGGCAACCATCCATGAATTCGGTGCGCAGGCAGTTACTGCAGCCAATGCAATCTCAGAAAAATATTACGGGTCGGAAAGACCCATGGGAACCAGTCCAAAGTCAGGAGGACAGATTGATGAGCCCCGAGGCTTCCCCGCCAAAGATACTCGTCATCGGAACCGGTGA
- a CDS encoding Tm-1-like ATP-binding domain-containing protein, with the protein MSPEASPPKILVIGTGDTKCDELQFMASIIQEAGGQPAMVDVSILGDPPYRPDYSKHDVANAAATSIEAIAESGDENSAMAAMAKGAATLTRRLYEDGLVDGVIVLGGSMGTDLALDVAAVLPLGVPKFVVSTIAYSHLIPPERIAPDLMMILWAGGLYGLNSICRSVLSQACGAVVGAAKHGTKPDRKRPLVGMTSLGSSCLKYMKYIRPELEKRGYDVAVFHSTGMGGRAYEAIASKGDFAAVFDFCIQEVSNHHYGSVVTSGPDRLENAGRAGIPQIVAPGAVDMVDLQAWQALPEIFVDRPYHAHNRLIGSVTTSPEGRREVARLIGQKLQRAGAKVAFLLPTEGLQEWDKPDEPLHDPEGLEAFIDEMRRAIPPTVTLQEVDSHINAPAFSAAALAIFDQWVAEGVIPEGRL; encoded by the coding sequence ATGAGCCCCGAGGCTTCCCCGCCAAAGATACTCGTCATCGGAACCGGTGACACCAAATGCGACGAACTGCAATTCATGGCATCCATCATCCAGGAAGCCGGCGGCCAGCCGGCCATGGTCGATGTCAGCATTCTCGGCGATCCACCCTATAGACCGGATTACTCCAAGCACGACGTTGCGAACGCTGCCGCAACCTCGATCGAGGCAATCGCCGAAAGCGGCGATGAAAACAGCGCCATGGCGGCCATGGCAAAGGGTGCGGCGACGCTGACCCGCCGCCTCTATGAAGACGGATTGGTCGACGGCGTCATCGTGCTCGGCGGCTCCATGGGCACGGATCTGGCGCTCGATGTCGCCGCCGTCCTGCCGCTCGGCGTTCCTAAATTTGTAGTTTCGACCATCGCTTACTCCCATCTCATTCCGCCCGAACGCATCGCGCCTGACCTGATGATGATCCTGTGGGCCGGCGGTCTCTATGGCCTCAACAGCATCTGCCGCTCGGTCCTCTCGCAGGCCTGCGGTGCGGTCGTCGGTGCTGCAAAGCACGGCACCAAGCCGGATCGCAAACGCCCGCTTGTCGGCATGACATCGCTCGGTTCCTCCTGCCTGAAATATATGAAGTATATACGCCCTGAACTGGAAAAACGCGGCTATGACGTCGCCGTATTCCATTCCACCGGTATGGGCGGACGCGCCTATGAAGCGATCGCTTCGAAGGGTGACTTTGCCGCCGTCTTCGATTTCTGCATACAGGAGGTCAGCAATCATCATTACGGCAGCGTCGTCACGTCCGGGCCGGACAGGCTCGAAAATGCCGGACGCGCCGGCATTCCGCAGATCGTTGCACCCGGCGCGGTCGACATGGTCGATCTTCAGGCGTGGCAGGCCCTGCCGGAGATTTTCGTCGATCGCCCGTATCACGCCCATAACCGGCTGATCGGATCGGTGACGACATCGCCGGAGGGACGACGGGAGGTCGCCCGGTTGATCGGGCAGAAACTGCAACGCGCCGGTGCGAAGGTCGCTTTCCTGCTGCCGACCGAAGGACTGCAGGAATGGGACAAACCGGATGAGCCGCTGCATGATCCGGAAGGCCTCGAAGCTTTCATAGACGAAATGCGCCGGGCCATTCCGCCCACCGTCACGCTGCAGGAAGTCGATTCCCATATCAACGCGCCCGCCTTCTCGGCCGCCGCACTCGCCATATTCGATCAATGGGTGGCCGAGGGCGTCATTCCGGAGGGACGGCTGTGA
- a CDS encoding HAD-IA family hydrolase encodes MGGRGRHSGGTAVTTDRALILDFGGVVTRTLFETHDITERTLRLPKGSLTWLGPFDTTTDPLWVAMQNREITERDYWLTRASEVGKLVGETWTDMQTFVRRARGAEPELVLRPEARDAILRTKEAGLKLAILSNELDLFYGVEFRQRFPLIDLFDVIVDATYTKILKPDPRSYELVLSELDLPREACVFVDDQKKNIEGAEAVNLPHVHFDVTRPAESYARALAMLGL; translated from the coding sequence ATGGGTGGCCGAGGGCGTCATTCCGGAGGGACGGCTGTGACAACAGACCGCGCTCTTATCCTCGACTTCGGCGGCGTCGTCACCCGCACCCTGTTCGAAACGCATGACATCACCGAACGCACGCTCCGCCTTCCCAAGGGATCGCTGACCTGGCTCGGCCCGTTCGACACGACGACGGACCCGCTCTGGGTGGCGATGCAGAACCGCGAGATCACCGAGCGCGACTATTGGCTCACACGCGCCAGCGAAGTCGGCAAGCTGGTCGGCGAGACCTGGACCGACATGCAGACCTTCGTGCGCCGGGCGCGCGGCGCCGAACCGGAACTGGTTCTTCGTCCGGAAGCGCGCGACGCCATCCTGCGCACCAAGGAGGCCGGCCTGAAACTGGCAATCCTGTCGAACGAACTCGATCTCTTCTACGGCGTCGAGTTCCGCCAGCGTTTTCCGTTGATCGACCTCTTCGACGTCATCGTCGATGCCACATATACGAAGATCCTCAAGCCCGATCCCCGTTCCTACGAGCTCGTTCTTTCCGAGCTCGACCTGCCGCGGGAGGCCTGCGTCTTCGTGGACGACCAGAAGAAAAACATCGAGGGCGCCGAAGCCGTGAACCTGCCTCACGTGCATTTCGATGTGACCCGCCCCGCTGAAAGCTATGCCCGCGCACTTGCCATGCTGGGGCTCTAA
- a CDS encoding aspartate aminotransferase family protein, translating to MRETNFIIENNARHLWHPMAHPAEMQANPPRIINSGEGVEIVDIHGRKVLDAVGGLWNVNLGYSCEPVKKAIRDQLDELPYYSTFRGTTNSPLIELSYELAEWFKPDGLSRSFFTSGGSDSVETCLRLARQYHKVNGQPERTKFVALKKGYHGTHFGGASVNGNQNFRRNYEPLLPGVIHLPAPFTYRNPFNTTDGAEIAAAIGRLFEDEIAFQGADTIAALIVEPVLGAGGVIVPHETFLPLMRDICDRHGILLIADEVITAFGRTGAWTGSRLWGVQPDLMSTAKAITNGYFPFGAVMIGDKVAQVFESNKSAVGSIGHGYTYSGHPVGAAAALATLKETKRLNVAANAAARGEELLAGLKKLQDKHELVGDVRGKGLMCALELVSHRAKKSGAAKDVVQKVQDATYDAGVLIRTSGVNVIMSPPLIVTAENVQTILTALDAGLAAARG from the coding sequence ATGCGTGAAACCAATTTCATCATCGAAAACAACGCCCGTCACCTGTGGCATCCGATGGCTCATCCCGCGGAAATGCAGGCCAATCCGCCGCGCATCATCAATTCCGGCGAAGGCGTTGAGATCGTCGATATCCATGGCAGGAAGGTGCTGGACGCGGTCGGCGGCCTCTGGAACGTCAACCTCGGCTATTCCTGCGAGCCGGTGAAGAAGGCGATCCGCGACCAGCTCGACGAGCTGCCCTATTATTCGACCTTCCGCGGCACGACGAACTCGCCGCTGATCGAACTCTCCTACGAGCTTGCCGAATGGTTCAAGCCGGATGGCCTCAGCCGTTCCTTCTTCACCTCCGGCGGCTCGGATTCAGTCGAAACCTGCCTACGGCTGGCGCGTCAGTACCATAAGGTCAATGGCCAGCCGGAGCGCACCAAATTCGTCGCGCTGAAGAAGGGCTATCACGGCACGCATTTCGGCGGCGCCTCCGTCAACGGCAACCAGAACTTTCGCCGCAACTACGAGCCGCTGCTGCCGGGCGTCATCCACCTGCCCGCTCCCTTTACCTATCGCAACCCGTTCAACACGACCGACGGCGCGGAGATTGCGGCTGCCATCGGCAGGCTCTTCGAGGATGAAATCGCCTTCCAGGGTGCCGATACCATCGCCGCGCTAATCGTCGAGCCGGTGCTTGGCGCCGGCGGCGTCATCGTTCCGCACGAGACCTTCCTGCCGCTGATGCGCGATATCTGTGATCGGCACGGCATCCTGCTGATCGCCGACGAAGTGATCACGGCCTTCGGCCGCACCGGTGCCTGGACCGGATCGCGCCTCTGGGGCGTCCAGCCGGACCTGATGTCGACCGCAAAGGCGATCACCAACGGTTATTTCCCCTTCGGAGCCGTGATGATCGGAGACAAGGTGGCGCAGGTTTTCGAGAGCAACAAGAGTGCGGTCGGCAGCATTGGTCACGGCTACACCTATTCCGGCCACCCGGTCGGTGCGGCCGCAGCCCTTGCCACATTGAAGGAAACCAAGCGGCTCAACGTCGCGGCCAACGCGGCGGCGCGCGGTGAAGAGCTGCTGGCCGGCCTGAAGAAGCTGCAGGACAAGCATGAGCTGGTAGGCGACGTGCGTGGCAAGGGCTTGATGTGCGCTCTCGAACTTGTCAGCCACCGCGCGAAGAAGAGCGGTGCTGCCAAGGATGTCGTGCAGAAGGTTCAGGATGCGACCTATGACGCCGGCGTTCTGATCCGCACCTCGGGCGTGAACGTCATCATGTCGCCGCCGCTGATCGTGACCGCCGAGAATGTTCAGACTATCTTGACCGCGCTCGACGCAGGTCTCGCCGCGGCGAGGGGCTGA
- a CDS encoding aspartate aminotransferase family protein produces MSDNATLIARRERLLGRNMSLFYDDPVHLVRGEGVWLWDADGRKYLDCYNNVPHVGHCHPRVVEAITQQASTLNTHTRYLHEGILDYVERLTATFDKSLNAAILTCTGSEANDVALRMAQAVTGKTGVIATNHTYHGNTTAVSQLSTRMPPLGGFGGHVRHVPAPDSYRPFGGEGGDAFAAIFAAEVEKAIASLQDSPHGFSAIIIDPFFANEGFPDLPPGFLDKTVAAVRKAGGLVITDEVQPGFGRTGSHMWGHQRAGIVPDIVTLGKPMANGHPVGGVIANVDTINAFRKAFRYFNTFGGNPVSCAAAMAVLDVIEDESLVENALNVGEYTRDAFKRLAEKHSIIGDVRGSGLFMGTEFVLDKETKEPATAQATRIVNAMRERGVLMGKIGIHQCATKIRPPMPFSKDNADFMLSIFDDVLSGL; encoded by the coding sequence ATGTCCGATAACGCAACCCTCATCGCGCGCCGCGAACGACTTCTCGGCCGAAACATGTCGCTCTTCTATGATGATCCGGTGCATCTGGTACGCGGCGAAGGCGTTTGGCTCTGGGATGCCGATGGCCGCAAATATCTCGATTGCTACAACAATGTGCCGCATGTCGGCCATTGTCATCCCCGCGTGGTGGAAGCGATCACGCAGCAGGCCTCCACGCTGAATACGCATACCCGCTACCTGCATGAAGGCATTCTCGACTATGTCGAGCGGCTGACGGCGACTTTCGACAAGAGCCTTAATGCCGCGATCCTGACCTGCACGGGCAGCGAAGCGAACGACGTGGCGCTACGTATGGCGCAGGCAGTGACAGGTAAGACCGGCGTCATCGCCACGAACCACACCTATCATGGCAATACGACCGCCGTGTCGCAGCTATCGACCCGCATGCCGCCGCTCGGAGGCTTCGGCGGCCATGTCCGGCATGTACCGGCGCCGGACAGCTACCGTCCGTTTGGCGGTGAAGGCGGCGACGCCTTTGCTGCGATATTTGCAGCCGAAGTCGAAAAGGCGATCGCCTCGCTTCAGGATAGCCCGCACGGCTTCTCGGCCATCATCATCGATCCATTCTTTGCCAATGAAGGCTTTCCGGATCTGCCGCCGGGCTTTCTCGACAAGACCGTTGCAGCCGTGCGCAAGGCCGGCGGTCTGGTGATCACCGACGAGGTGCAGCCCGGCTTCGGCCGCACAGGCTCGCACATGTGGGGCCATCAGCGCGCCGGTATCGTTCCCGATATTGTCACGCTCGGCAAGCCGATGGCCAACGGCCATCCGGTCGGCGGCGTCATTGCCAATGTCGATACGATAAATGCCTTCCGCAAAGCATTCCGCTACTTCAACACCTTCGGCGGCAATCCGGTCTCCTGTGCGGCGGCGATGGCCGTGCTCGATGTCATCGAGGATGAAAGCCTCGTCGAGAATGCCCTCAATGTCGGCGAATACACGCGTGACGCCTTCAAGAGGCTTGCCGAGAAACATTCGATCATCGGCGATGTGCGCGGCAGCGGCCTCTTCATGGGCACCGAATTCGTGCTCGACAAAGAAACGAAGGAGCCTGCCACCGCTCAGGCGACCCGGATCGTCAACGCCATGCGCGAGCGCGGCGTGCTGATGGGCAAGATTGGCATTCACCAATGCGCCACAAAGATTCGCCCGCCGATGCCATTCTCCAAGGACAATGCCGACTTCATGTTGTCGATCTTCGACGACGTGTTATCCGGCCTGTGA